TCAAATGCTTTAACCCTAATTTAGTTAAAGGTACTTCTCCCTTACTATCCCACTTAGCGACAGGAATGACTAACTCGCCATTTACATAATCTCCTATGTTTAAATTACATAGTTCTTCTCCCCGTAAACCGTGCAGTAATACTGTGAATAACGCTAAATCCCGTTCAGGAAATTTACTTAAACTAATTGCCTCATAAATCTGGATTACCTCATCATCATCTAAATCCTTAGAAACTGACTCAGGCAATCTCTCTAGCTGAATTCCAATGGTCGGATCAACCATCACATATTCCGAAAGCAATAACCAACGATAAAAAGATTTCAGCGTTTGCAATACTCGATTTACTGAACTTAGTGCTAACTCCCGTTCCCTAATTAAAAAAGTCTTAAACTGTGTCATCTTCCGCCGACTTACATCAGCCCAACCTAAATCACACCAGTCCATGAATATCTTCAGATCCGATTGATAGGCTCTTCGGCTCTTTGGTTGTAATGATCGGGAATCTAAGAACTCATCAACTCTTGCTTGGCGCAGATCTGTTGTTAATGGTTGAGATTGCTGATGGTAAATAACGAGACTTGGTTCAGGAATAGACATAACAGTATTACATACTCCAATTGGTAGTGCTAAATAGGTAAGGATGGGCGGCGCTTCGCGCCGCCCATCCTTACCATATTAAATCTTTTCCTTTTTAGGACTACCAGCTTGTGCTATTTAAACTCTGGCACTACTAGGCAAAATGTACAGCTAAAAACGTTATGATATGGCTGTTTTGTCAAATAATAGGGTGAATTCAATGGCGATCGCGTTACCAAAAAAAATCATGCTTCTTGGCTCTGGTGAACTGGGGAAAGAGGTTGTTATTGCTGCCCAAAGGCTCGGTAATATGGTAATTGCAGTTGATCGCTATGATAATGCGCCTGCGATGCAGGTTGCTGATTGTCGAGAAGTTATTTCGATGTTGGATGGTGATGCCCTCGAAGCTGTTGTGAAAAAGCATCAACCTGATCTGATCGTGCCAGAAGTGGAAGCAATCCGTACTGAGAAACTGCTTGAATTGGAAGCGCAGGGTTACACCGTCATTCCTACTGCCGCAGCTACCAACTTCACGATGAACCGCGATCGCATTCGGGATTTAGCAAGTAATGAATTGGGGCTACGTACTGCCAAATACGCCTATGCTAATAGCCTCGATGAACTGAAAACCGTTGCTGCCGAAATTGGTTTTCCCAATGTGATTAAACCTGTGATGTCTTCCTCTGGCAAAGGTCAATCTGTTGTGCAAAATGCTGATGAACTTGAAAAAGCATGGGACTATGCGATCGCGGGCGGTCGGGGTGATACTGCCAAAATCATTATCGAAGAGTTTATTAATTTTGAAGTGGAAATTACCCTGTTAACAATCCGTCAATGGCAAGGGGAGACGCTATTTTGTGAAGCGATCGGGCATCGTCAGGAACGGGGGGATTATCAAGAATCATGGCAACCCGTCGGCTTAACCCCTGTCCAAGTCAAAGATGCACAGGATATTGCTCGCAAAGTTACCGATAAACTTGGTGGTGCAGGCATCTTCGGCGTAGAATTTTTTATCACTAAGGATGAAGTAATTTTTTCTGAACTGTCTCCCCGTCCCCACGATACTGGGATGGTTACGCTAATTTCCCAAAACCTCAATGAGTTTGAACTGCATTTACGCGCAATTTTAGGTTTGCCGATTCCTACTATTGAGTTGCTCAGCCCGTCTGCTAGTGCCGTTATTCTTGCTAGCGAAACCAGTGACAATATTTCCTTTACAGGAATAGAAGAAGCCCTTGCGATTCCTAATACAGAAATCCGTTTATTTGGTAAACCAGATTCTCGTCCATACCGACGTATGGGGGTTGCTTTAGCTAAAGGGAAAGATGCTATAGAAGCTCGTCAAAAGGCAACAGAAGCTGCATCCAAAGTCAAGATCATCTAATATCTAATAGAGTTATTTATCCCCGAATTACAGTAATTTCTCGACCTGCGGGACTAGTAGCCATCTCCGTCGTAGTGCGATCGCTGAGCGGCGGTAAACCAGAACGGCGATCGAATATCACCAACCAACCCGTATCCAAACTCAACCCCGATAAATATTGATCTAACTGCTTGAATCCTTCCTTAATAGGATCTGGTTTCTTGTCTCGCCATACCTTCAACTCCATCCCCAAAGTCACCTTGCCATAGCGCAAACAAATATCCATTCGCCCCGAACCGATCGCATATTCCCTCTCCAAAGTCCCCCCACCATTAACCACCCGATGCAAAAAAGCCATCATCACTAAATGTGGTGCTATTTCTGGATAATTAACACTCTTGAATAACGGTTCCCCATGTTGCCGCCAAAAAGCTAGAAAAGCATCAAGAAGAACTGAGACATTAAGGCTCCCATCAGCGTTCAACCAAATAGGTTGAATCATCGGCAGACTATCCTGTGAGCCTTGAGATAAAACTCTGGGAATCACTTCTCGATACATTGGATTCGCAATCTTCAAACCACCTTCCTGACTCCGCACCACTAAACCCAAATCCAACAAATAGCGCCGATCGTCATCAGGAGTATCTCCTAACTCCAATCCAGATAAAATTGGTTGAATGATTGCCCTCACTCTATCTTCTCGTAATCTTTCTGCGAGGCTATCTAGATGCGTGTCTTGTCTCTTAATCAGAATTTCCTTTGCTTGATTCACTAACTCAGGAGTAATTGAAATAGATGGATCTTTAGCTATGTATTCAACTATTTCTTTAGCGATCGCATTGACTAACCAAGGCTGACCCTGAGTCAAATGAAAAGCTAAATCAACTGCTTCAGGTGTAAATACTTGACCCGTCGCATCTGTATGTTGCTGGTAGAGCTTTCTCACGTCCTCAAGCGTAAAGTTACTCAAGGTAAAAGAACGCACTTTGATGTTAAAAGGACTAGAAGTATTTAGGCGATCGCTCCCGCCTATTGATGCATATTTATAATCCCGCACATCACGCATTCCCACTAGGGCAACTGACTGCGGAAAGCCCTTTGGACGACGTGGAAATCCAGATCTAATTTGCCGAAGTACAGAAACTAGAGTCTCGTCACTCAAAGCATCAATTTCATCGAGAAACACTACCAATGGTCGTGGCGATTCCTGTGACCATGCTGCCAAAAACGCCCCGATGTGACGACCTGATTCTCCTAAAATGCTATGACTAGGATGCAACTCTGGTGGTAAATAAAACCTAATTGCATCCTGCCACTCATCCAAAATTGCACGCCCTGCTAATTCTGGATCATGGGAAAATACAGCCCCCACTTCCAGAGATAGCATCACTGCCGTATATTGACCACTCGCTGTTAATTCTTGTGCAAGAGTAATCATCGCTGTAGTCTTACCCACTTGCCTTGGCGCATGAATTACAAAATAGTTTTCTTGAGCAATTAGCTGTTTGATTTCAGGTAAGCGGTCAGTAGCTGACAACATGTAGTGAATGTCAAACTTACAGGGACCAGCAGTATTAAACCATTTTGGCATAACGACAACTAACTAACGGGCAAAGATACCCCTTCAATATATCGCAATGCGCCAAGTAAAGCTCTGAAACCCTTAAAACACATTGATTAAGATAAGTACAAATACTTATTCATTTTATTTTAATAACAAATAAGTGACAATTATTTGTTCTAAGATGAGCCTATAGCAAGTTATGATTTTATTAACTAAATTATGTGGATTGCATTGAAATATGACTACTTATTCGCAGGTAGAAAAAGCTTTAACTAATCTTGGATATGCCATTGATTTTAACCTGCGATACCATGCCAAATTAATGGGATATATTCCTGTTGAAGGCTATGAGTCAGAAATAATTCTAGAATTTCGGGAAGCAATTTCTAGTGAATTAGGCGATCGCGAAGAATTGCTGGAAGTTGAATGGTTAATGGATGACGGAGAAAGTTGTCTTGTTTTAGATAGAGAATCTTTGGATGCAGAAGATGAAGAGCCTGATGTGTTTGAGAAAGAAAAAATTATCTTGAGAAAAATTTTTGATCGCATTTTAGAAGAAATTAGCAATATCAACTAAAATTTCTATGGCTAAGGCAATTCCCGAAAAGTGTAAGAAATGTGCAATGCTCTCGGCGGCTCAGGCTCAGGAACTGCATGGAAAGCAAGGGGATGGTTGTTGGAATCCTCAGGTTTGCTATAGTCGGCGTTCCTATGCCCGTCATCGCGATCGCCACAATCTCATTCGCTCTCGTAAAAGAAATCAAGCTAGCCCTGAACTAACCGTCAATCTTGCCGAATTTACAGATATATTCTGGGCAGTCTTAGTAGTCTATCGTCGATC
This genomic interval from Pseudanabaena sp. ABRG5-3 contains the following:
- a CDS encoding tyrosine-type recombinase/integrase, with the protein product MSIPEPSLVIYHQQSQPLTTDLRQARVDEFLDSRSLQPKSRRAYQSDLKIFMDWCDLGWADVSRRKMTQFKTFLIRERELALSSVNRVLQTLKSFYRWLLLSEYVMVDPTIGIQLERLPESVSKDLDDDEVIQIYEAISLSKFPERDLALFTVLLHGLRGEELCNLNIGDYVNGELVIPVAKWDSKGEVPLTKLGLKHLNAYLDWRKHKGDELLPESPLFVSFSNRNYGKRLTYWGVRHVMDDLAMKTGIDLHSHRGRHTFATNLIVKYEIDPSLAMELTRHRDIRSFKRYTNRKNKVAAKRAFLKATERLD
- the purT gene encoding formate-dependent phosphoribosylglycinamide formyltransferase translates to MAIALPKKIMLLGSGELGKEVVIAAQRLGNMVIAVDRYDNAPAMQVADCREVISMLDGDALEAVVKKHQPDLIVPEVEAIRTEKLLELEAQGYTVIPTAAATNFTMNRDRIRDLASNELGLRTAKYAYANSLDELKTVAAEIGFPNVIKPVMSSSGKGQSVVQNADELEKAWDYAIAGGRGDTAKIIIEEFINFEVEITLLTIRQWQGETLFCEAIGHRQERGDYQESWQPVGLTPVQVKDAQDIARKVTDKLGGAGIFGVEFFITKDEVIFSELSPRPHDTGMVTLISQNLNEFELHLRAILGLPIPTIELLSPSASAVILASETSDNISFTGIEEALAIPNTEIRLFGKPDSRPYRRMGVALAKGKDAIEARQKATEAASKVKII
- a CDS encoding AAA family ATPase, with protein sequence MPKWFNTAGPCKFDIHYMLSATDRLPEIKQLIAQENYFVIHAPRQVGKTTAMITLAQELTASGQYTAVMLSLEVGAVFSHDPELAGRAILDEWQDAIRFYLPPELHPSHSILGESGRHIGAFLAAWSQESPRPLVVFLDEIDALSDETLVSVLRQIRSGFPRRPKGFPQSVALVGMRDVRDYKYASIGGSDRLNTSSPFNIKVRSFTLSNFTLEDVRKLYQQHTDATGQVFTPEAVDLAFHLTQGQPWLVNAIAKEIVEYIAKDPSISITPELVNQAKEILIKRQDTHLDSLAERLREDRVRAIIQPILSGLELGDTPDDDRRYLLDLGLVVRSQEGGLKIANPMYREVIPRVLSQGSQDSLPMIQPIWLNADGSLNVSVLLDAFLAFWRQHGEPLFKSVNYPEIAPHLVMMAFLHRVVNGGGTLEREYAIGSGRMDICLRYGKVTLGMELKVWRDKKPDPIKEGFKQLDQYLSGLSLDTGWLVIFDRRSGLPPLSDRTTTEMATSPAGREITVIRG